The proteins below come from a single Alphaproteobacteria bacterium genomic window:
- a CDS encoding xanthine dehydrogenase family protein molybdopterin-binding subunit: MPLDARLDPATHKFKMVGTRPLRPDGLEKVTGRAKFGADANAPGMLVGRILRSPHAHARIRRINTAKAAKLSGVKAIVTAEDFRDSDPSLRDVLHNVMARGKALYDGHAVAAVAATTQSIARKALQLIEVDYEILPHVTDVDEAMKPGAPILHSDMITANVDPAPKKASNIAARHEFGHGDPEVGFKAADVIVERTFKTEATHQGYIEPHACLASVGSDGQGELWVCTQGHFMVRNTCAELLGMDVSKLRVTASEIGGGFGGKTTVFIEPVALALSRKAGKPVKIVMSREEVFRASGPTSSSSITVKIGVKKDGRIAGARADIRFQGGAFAGSPVSLGAMSAFACYDLEHVKAVGYDVVTNRPKQAAYRAPGAPMVAFAVESVLDELAKKIGMDPIELRLKNAAREGTRSSYGPKYNRIGLIPCLEAARKHPHYKAPLGPSQGRGIAAGFWFNFGGQTCVSLNVNVDGTVVLAVGTPDIGGSRASMCLIAAEELGIEYDKVRAIVADTSSLGYNDISEGSRVTFSTGLATIEAARDAIAKLCARAAKIWDIPADAVVWENGHAKPSGPNAGNFEPLSLAEIARTAAKTGGPIAGHYEVNADGAGVSFAVHMTDAEVDRETGRVQIKRYTVVQDAGKAIHPSYVEGQYQGGAVQGIGWALNEEYIYGKDGRLQNPGFLDYRIPVASDLPMIDTVIVEVPNPGHPYGVRGVGETSIVPPLAAIANAVSAGAGVRLTELPMSPPRVLKAIDSQSSAKGRR, translated from the coding sequence ATGCCACTCGATGCACGCTTGGACCCTGCGACGCACAAGTTCAAGATGGTCGGCACGCGGCCGTTGCGGCCGGACGGACTCGAGAAGGTGACCGGTCGCGCCAAATTCGGCGCCGACGCAAATGCGCCGGGCATGCTGGTCGGCCGGATTTTGCGCAGTCCGCACGCCCACGCCCGAATTCGTCGCATCAATACGGCGAAGGCCGCCAAGCTCTCAGGCGTCAAAGCGATCGTGACGGCCGAAGATTTTCGCGACAGCGACCCAAGCCTGCGCGACGTGCTTCACAACGTCATGGCGCGGGGCAAAGCGCTCTATGACGGGCATGCCGTCGCGGCGGTGGCCGCAACCACACAATCCATCGCGCGCAAGGCGCTCCAGCTCATCGAGGTCGACTACGAGATCTTGCCGCACGTCACGGACGTCGACGAGGCGATGAAGCCGGGCGCGCCGATCCTGCATAGCGACATGATCACGGCCAACGTCGATCCGGCGCCGAAGAAGGCGTCCAATATTGCAGCCCGCCACGAATTCGGCCATGGCGACCCAGAAGTAGGATTCAAAGCGGCGGACGTCATCGTCGAGCGCACGTTCAAAACCGAGGCCACGCATCAGGGATACATCGAACCCCACGCCTGTCTAGCAAGCGTGGGCAGCGATGGCCAGGGCGAGCTTTGGGTCTGCACCCAAGGGCACTTCATGGTGCGCAATACCTGCGCGGAACTCCTCGGCATGGACGTGTCGAAGCTGCGTGTGACGGCCTCGGAGATCGGCGGCGGGTTTGGCGGCAAGACGACGGTGTTTATCGAGCCGGTAGCGTTGGCACTTTCGCGCAAGGCCGGAAAGCCCGTGAAGATCGTCATGTCTCGCGAGGAAGTCTTCCGCGCCTCCGGACCGACGTCGAGTTCGAGTATCACGGTCAAGATCGGCGTGAAGAAGGACGGGCGAATCGCGGGCGCGCGTGCCGATATACGTTTTCAGGGTGGCGCCTTTGCGGGATCGCCGGTGTCGCTTGGCGCGATGTCCGCCTTCGCTTGCTACGACCTCGAGCACGTGAAGGCGGTCGGCTATGACGTCGTCACCAACCGGCCGAAGCAAGCGGCATATCGAGCGCCCGGTGCACCGATGGTGGCATTCGCAGTCGAAAGCGTGCTGGATGAGCTCGCGAAAAAGATCGGGATGGACCCGATTGAACTTCGTCTCAAGAATGCCGCCAGGGAGGGCACACGGTCATCTTACGGTCCGAAATACAACCGGATCGGCCTGATCCCGTGCCTCGAAGCGGCCCGTAAGCACCCGCATTACAAAGCTCCCCTCGGGCCGAGCCAAGGGCGCGGTATCGCCGCTGGCTTTTGGTTCAATTTCGGCGGCCAGACATGCGTATCGCTCAACGTCAACGTCGACGGTACGGTCGTGCTTGCGGTTGGCACCCCGGATATCGGCGGCTCGCGCGCGTCGATGTGCTTGATCGCCGCGGAGGAGCTTGGGATCGAATACGACAAGGTGAGGGCCATCGTCGCCGATACCAGCTCGCTCGGCTACAACGACATCTCCGAGGGCAGCCGCGTCACCTTCTCGACCGGACTGGCGACGATCGAGGCCGCCCGCGATGCCATCGCCAAGCTCTGCGCCCGTGCCGCGAAGATTTGGGACATTCCGGCCGATGCGGTCGTGTGGGAAAACGGCCATGCCAAGCCCTCGGGGCCGAATGCGGGAAATTTCGAACCGCTCTCCCTCGCGGAGATCGCGCGCACCGCCGCCAAGACCGGCGGCCCGATTGCAGGACACTACGAAGTGAATGCCGATGGCGCTGGCGTCAGTTTTGCCGTGCATATGACCGATGCGGAAGTCGACCGCGAGACAGGACGGGTTCAGATCAAGCGCTACACCGTCGTGCAGGATGCCGGCAAGGCTATTCACCCAAGTTACGTCGAGGGCCAATATCAGGGCGGTGCCGTGCAGGGCATCGGCTGGGCGCTCAACGAGGAGTACATATACGGTAAGGACGGCCGGCTGCAAAACCCTGGCTTTCTCGATTACCGCATCCCCGTTGCGTCGGATCTGCCCATGATCGACACGGTGATCGTCGAGGTACCAAATCCGGGCCATCCCTACGGCGTGCGCGGTGTGGGCGAGACGTCGATCGTGCCGCCTCTGGCGGCCATCGCCAATGCCGTCTCGGCAGGGGCCGGCGTGCGGCTCACAGAGCTGCCAATGTCCCCACCTCGCGTTCTGAAGGCAATTGACTCGCAGTCAAGTGCCAAAGGGCGCCGCTGA
- a CDS encoding glucose 1-dehydrogenase: MRLKNKVAVITGGANGIGRATAMVFAQEGAKVAIADVMDGSPVVDAIHQAGGEAFYRRTDVAKSADVEQVIDAAVNRWGGLDIIFNNAGIAMAKPITEVSEEEFDRLFAINVKGVYLGCRLALPHMLSRGKGSIINMSSSGGLLARASDPAYSASKHAVMGLTKALAVSYAHMNIRVNAICPGPIETSMLWGTARTPEERRARLPAILATCPAARSATAEDVANAALYLASDESAFVNGVGLAIDGGKAAGVMPLDRYRLDFEIHT, from the coding sequence ATGCGTCTCAAAAATAAGGTTGCGGTGATTACCGGAGGTGCCAACGGGATTGGGCGCGCTACGGCAATGGTGTTTGCACAGGAAGGGGCCAAAGTCGCGATCGCGGACGTGATGGATGGTTCGCCCGTTGTCGATGCCATTCATCAAGCGGGGGGCGAGGCGTTTTATCGCCGAACCGACGTGGCGAAATCCGCGGACGTCGAGCAAGTGATCGACGCTGCGGTAAATCGCTGGGGCGGGCTCGACATTATTTTCAACAACGCCGGCATTGCCATGGCGAAGCCGATAACGGAGGTGTCTGAGGAGGAGTTCGACCGGCTTTTCGCGATAAACGTCAAAGGCGTTTATCTGGGCTGCAGGCTCGCCCTTCCCCACATGCTTAGCCGCGGCAAGGGCTCGATCATCAACATGTCGTCAAGTGGCGGCCTCTTGGCGCGCGCAAGCGATCCAGCCTACAGCGCCTCCAAACACGCGGTGATGGGCCTGACCAAGGCGCTTGCCGTCTCATACGCGCACATGAACATTCGCGTGAATGCAATTTGCCCCGGCCCCATCGAAACCTCGATGCTGTGGGGAACGGCCCGGACACCAGAAGAGCGGCGCGCCCGTCTGCCCGCGATTCTTGCCACCTGCCCGGCGGCGCGCTCCGCAACTGCCGAGGATGTGGCAAATGCTGCCCTCTATCTGGCCTCGGACGAATCTGCATTCGTCAACGGCGTCGGGTTGGCGATCGATGGGGGTAAGGCGGCAGGCGTCATGCCGCTCGACCGCTATCGTCTCGATTTCGAAATCCACACCTAG
- a CDS encoding PAS domain-containing protein: MNKFVGETLPIGDLLDPALGQALAYWDSLRSERPFPSRNDISPSGMKSFLRHVMLIDVSYDPLDFVYRVFGTAIAAAHKEDYTGRSARELEPKAFSDLIWQQYCEALECRAPILHSVLFVTADHCSKYHRLILPLSRDGAKIDKLLAVSVEDGKFWDAVAGDHRE, from the coding sequence ATGAATAAATTTGTCGGGGAAACATTGCCGATCGGCGATCTGTTGGACCCAGCATTGGGCCAAGCTCTCGCCTATTGGGACAGCCTGCGAAGTGAGCGGCCATTCCCGTCCCGCAACGACATATCTCCAAGCGGAATGAAATCGTTCCTTCGGCATGTCATGCTCATCGACGTATCCTATGACCCGCTCGATTTCGTTTATCGTGTATTTGGCACCGCCATTGCGGCTGCGCATAAGGAAGACTATACGGGACGCTCCGCCCGCGAGCTGGAACCGAAGGCATTCTCCGACTTGATTTGGCAGCAATATTGCGAGGCGTTAGAGTGTCGCGCCCCGATACTCCACAGCGTCCTATTCGTTACGGCGGATCATTGCTCGAAATACCATAGACTCATTCTGCCGCTCTCACGTGACGGCGCAAAGATCGACAAACTGCTCGCGGTTTCAGTGGAGGACGGAAAATTCTGGGACGCGGTCGCCGGCGATCATCGCGAGTAG
- a CDS encoding SDR family oxidoreductase: MKAFDGKVVWMTGAGTGIGRAGALMFAREGASVVLIGRRRDMLEGVATEIRAFGGSCLIEPLDVSDRENVRKAATRLLDRFERIDILVNNAGINVVTRRLEEVSAEDWDQVLAVNLTGAFNMFQAAMPAMRAQADGLIINVASTAARRASGVAGVAYTAAKFGMLGMSLSLTQEAWKFGIRACCICPDDVNTPIMARRKIKYPPEVLVQFIQPEDLADTMRYIALMPKRTSIPEIVVYPTNIRPYTPAETGIPG, translated from the coding sequence ATGAAAGCCTTCGACGGCAAAGTGGTTTGGATGACCGGTGCTGGCACCGGTATCGGCCGGGCAGGCGCTTTGATGTTCGCGAGGGAAGGGGCATCCGTTGTCCTGATCGGCAGGCGGCGCGATATGCTCGAGGGTGTCGCCACGGAAATTCGAGCGTTTGGCGGATCGTGTTTGATCGAACCGCTCGACGTCTCGGACCGGGAAAACGTGCGGAAAGCCGCCACACGTTTGCTCGATCGTTTCGAACGTATCGATATTCTCGTGAACAACGCCGGGATCAACGTCGTTACGCGCCGACTGGAGGAAGTGAGTGCCGAGGACTGGGACCAGGTATTGGCCGTCAATCTCACCGGCGCCTTCAACATGTTTCAGGCGGCAATGCCCGCAATGCGCGCGCAGGCTGACGGGTTGATCATCAATGTAGCGTCGACTGCAGCCCGCCGCGCGAGCGGCGTTGCCGGCGTCGCCTACACCGCCGCCAAATTCGGGATGCTCGGGATGAGTCTTTCGCTGACGCAGGAGGCGTGGAAATTCGGCATAAGGGCGTGCTGCATATGCCCTGACGACGTCAATACGCCGATCATGGCGCGGCGAAAGATCAAGTACCCGCCCGAAGTGCTCGTACAGTTCATCCAGCCTGAAGATCTCGCCGACACAATGCGTTATATTGCGCTCATGCCCAAGCGCACTTCGATTCCTGAAATCGTCGTCTATCCGACGAATATTCGCCCCTATACGCCCGCGGAGACGGGGATTCCCGGTTAA
- a CDS encoding xanthine dehydrogenase family protein subunit M, with the protein MRYEAPTTINAAVKLLSGKGGLARVLAGGTDLLVQMRTDRIAPDLIVDVKRIPSMRTVTANGGGFRIGAAVPGAELGEHRALRKAWPGVVEAANLIGSVQIQGRATIVGNLCNASPAADSVPALVAAGASAAIAGPRGKRVVPVEKVATAPGKTSLKKGEIVEAILLPKRPSRSGDAYLRFIPRTEMDIAVVGVGVSLTLDSKGVCTAARVALGAVAERVILVPEAAKALIGTKVDAEALGRLAAAASAACRPIDDKRGTKEFRIKVAGVLARRAAVTALQRARGK; encoded by the coding sequence ATGCGATACGAAGCACCGACTACGATCAACGCCGCGGTGAAACTCCTTTCTGGCAAAGGCGGCCTTGCCCGCGTATTAGCCGGCGGGACCGACTTACTCGTTCAGATGCGCACAGACAGGATCGCACCCGACCTTATCGTCGATGTGAAGCGCATACCGAGCATGCGGACAGTCACGGCGAACGGGGGAGGGTTCCGGATCGGTGCCGCCGTCCCCGGCGCTGAGCTTGGCGAGCACAGAGCGCTTCGTAAGGCTTGGCCTGGCGTGGTCGAGGCGGCGAACCTGATCGGTTCGGTCCAGATCCAGGGGCGCGCGACAATTGTCGGCAATCTGTGCAACGCCTCTCCCGCCGCCGATAGCGTTCCCGCATTGGTCGCAGCTGGCGCCTCGGCGGCCATAGCCGGGCCGCGGGGCAAGCGCGTGGTGCCGGTCGAAAAAGTCGCGACCGCCCCCGGCAAAACCTCCCTCAAGAAGGGCGAAATCGTCGAGGCGATCCTGCTGCCCAAACGGCCGTCGCGCTCGGGCGATGCCTATTTGCGTTTTATTCCCCGCACCGAAATGGACATCGCCGTCGTTGGGGTCGGCGTGAGCTTGACACTCGACAGTAAGGGCGTTTGCACAGCCGCACGGGTTGCCCTCGGTGCCGTCGCCGAGCGCGTGATCCTTGTCCCCGAGGCGGCCAAGGCGCTGATCGGCACCAAGGTCGACGCCGAGGCGCTCGGCCGCCTCGCCGCCGCCGCGTCGGCTGCCTGCCGGCCAATCGACGACAAGCGCGGCACTAAGGAATTCCGCATCAAGGTCGCTGGCGTTCTGGCGCGCCGGGCAGCGGTAACGGCACTGCAGCGCGCAAGGGGGAAATAA
- a CDS encoding virulence factor encodes MGQRIVVYWRDIPAQVIVKKGRESERRELPERFIQAIDRTAMRVGARDSDAYLKEWRRGEPEPCGDDLATEAEAAVAQIIDSYDVERIETLVLSGGFERPNET; translated from the coding sequence ATGGGACAGCGGATCGTCGTCTATTGGCGGGACATTCCGGCGCAGGTTATCGTCAAAAAAGGGCGGGAGAGCGAACGGAGGGAGTTGCCCGAGCGATTTATCCAGGCTATCGACCGCACGGCAATGCGCGTCGGCGCACGCGACTCGGACGCCTATCTAAAGGAATGGCGGCGCGGCGAACCCGAGCCGTGCGGTGACGACTTGGCGACGGAAGCAGAGGCAGCGGTGGCCCAGATTATCGATAGCTATGACGTAGAGCGTATCGAGACGTTGGTGCTCTCCGGTGGCTTCGAGCGGCCGAACGAAACTTGA
- a CDS encoding (2Fe-2S)-binding protein, giving the protein MPQIHVSTTINGDAVDYVCEPDETLLDVLRNRLGLTGSKEGCGTGDCGACSVMLDGRLVCSCLVLGAEAAGRKIGTVEGIANGERLHPLQDKFLEFAALQCGVCTPGFLVAAKALLDRNPNPTEMEIRFGLAGNLCRCTGYDKIVRAVQAAAAEMRKG; this is encoded by the coding sequence ATGCCGCAAATCCACGTTTCAACAACAATAAACGGCGACGCCGTCGACTACGTTTGCGAGCCGGACGAGACGTTACTCGACGTGCTGCGAAACCGGCTCGGCCTGACCGGGAGCAAGGAAGGGTGCGGAACCGGCGATTGCGGTGCTTGCAGTGTCATGTTGGACGGCCGCCTCGTCTGTTCTTGCCTGGTGCTCGGGGCCGAAGCGGCCGGCCGAAAGATTGGCACTGTCGAGGGCATAGCAAATGGCGAAAGACTTCACCCGCTTCAGGATAAATTCCTTGAGTTCGCCGCATTGCAATGTGGGGTTTGCACGCCGGGCTTTCTCGTTGCGGCCAAGGCGCTTCTCGACCGCAACCCAAATCCGACGGAAATGGAAATCCGCTTCGGCCTGGCCGGTAATCTCTGCCGATGCACCGGTTATGACAAGATCGTGCGGGCAGTCCAGGCTGCCGCCGCCGAGATGAGAAAGGGCTGA
- a CDS encoding aldolase, producing the protein MQLVSTVTSSVKPAAAEWQARVDLAAAHRMAVIHGFNEGIFNHFTLAVPGKSDRFYLIPFGLYWSEVAASSFMEVSYDGRLLSGAGEVERSAFCIHAPIHRLSPGAACVLHTHMPYASALTRLEDPHIAAIGQTEAAFLNITAYDQDYTGLAYDPAEGERLSSVLGEKKVLFMANHGVLVVGETVAEAYDRLFYLERACQVQLYAMWTGRPLKPLSDVATARLKEQYSDRYFYGGKSSADHHFDALKRVLDRREPDYRD; encoded by the coding sequence ATGCAGTTGGTATCGACAGTAACCTCAAGTGTGAAGCCTGCCGCTGCCGAATGGCAGGCGCGTGTCGATCTTGCAGCCGCCCATCGCATGGCGGTTATCCACGGCTTCAACGAAGGTATCTTCAATCACTTTACGCTTGCCGTACCTGGTAAGTCAGACCGTTTCTACCTCATCCCCTTCGGGCTCTACTGGTCCGAGGTGGCCGCAAGCTCCTTCATGGAGGTCAGCTACGACGGCCGCCTACTCAGTGGCGCTGGCGAAGTCGAGCGCTCGGCGTTTTGCATTCACGCACCAATCCATCGCCTGAGCCCAGGTGCCGCCTGCGTTCTGCACACCCATATGCCTTACGCGAGTGCCTTGACGCGGCTCGAAGATCCGCACATCGCGGCAATCGGGCAAACCGAAGCCGCTTTCCTCAACATCACGGCCTACGATCAGGACTATACCGGCCTTGCTTACGATCCGGCCGAAGGAGAGCGTCTTTCGTCCGTGCTCGGCGAAAAGAAGGTCCTCTTCATGGCCAACCACGGGGTACTTGTCGTCGGCGAAACCGTGGCCGAGGCCTATGACCGGCTCTTTTACCTTGAGCGTGCCTGCCAGGTTCAACTCTACGCGATGTGGACCGGAAGGCCGCTGAAGCCTCTGTCGGACGTCGCAACGGCGCGCCTCAAGGAACAATATTCCGACCGGTATTTCTACGGTGGGAAGTCGTCGGCCGATCATCACTTCGATGCACTGAAGCGGGTACTCGACCGCCGAGAGCCTGATTATCGGGATTGA
- a CDS encoding MoaD/ThiS family protein — translation MVQVTLSGSLKSAVGGQSEFQVEAANIHQLLSRLGQEHPQLKPMLDRGVAVSIDGQIYRDDWFRAIPPGSEVFILPRMAGG, via the coding sequence ATGGTGCAGGTGACACTCTCGGGGTCACTCAAGTCAGCCGTTGGCGGCCAAAGCGAGTTCCAGGTCGAAGCCGCCAATATTCACCAGCTCCTATCACGTCTCGGGCAGGAGCATCCGCAGCTCAAGCCGATGCTCGATCGCGGTGTTGCGGTGTCGATCGACGGTCAGATCTACCGCGACGATTGGTTCCGCGCGATTCCACCGGGCAGCGAGGTCTTCATCCTGCCGAGAATGGCTGGCGGTTAG
- a CDS encoding dienelactone hydrolase family protein, with protein MAARYVTVAANDGGSFKAYLAMPNEGSGPGIVLLHEIYGVNRCIRDVADRYAEEGYIVLAPDLFWRLAPGIELGATEPDRQKALEYYSKFSLDRAVDDIDATVSALRALPECTGRVGALGFCLGGLLSYLAAARIGVDAAVAYYGVGIEKFLGDAAAIECPMVLHFGEKDSHNPPQAVDAIRRALEERPAVDIYVYADADHGFARPGGPYFHKPSAMMAHSRSIALLRRAMGPLYNLSQLWERHTYFEFGERDVDATMRTMVAEPYVNHVPTMTGGVGFKDLERFYRHHFVNSNPADTKLIPISRTVGADRVVDEMIFCFTHDREIDWMLPGIKPSGKYVEVPLVAIVNFRGDKLYHEHIYWDQASVLVQIGLLDPKLVPAAGGETARKVLDETLPSNELMRRWAESAVHDGAAAPAEANRT; from the coding sequence ATGGCGGCTCGGTATGTCACGGTGGCAGCCAACGACGGTGGCAGCTTCAAGGCCTATCTCGCGATGCCGAATGAGGGCAGCGGGCCGGGGATCGTGCTTCTCCACGAAATCTATGGCGTCAACCGCTGCATCCGCGACGTTGCCGACCGATATGCCGAGGAAGGCTATATCGTACTCGCTCCCGATCTCTTTTGGCGCTTAGCACCCGGTATCGAATTAGGCGCTACAGAGCCGGATCGCCAAAAGGCACTCGAGTATTACAGCAAGTTCAGTTTGGATCGAGCGGTCGACGACATTGACGCAACCGTATCCGCATTGCGAGCACTCCCCGAATGCACGGGCCGGGTTGGGGCGCTTGGATTCTGTTTAGGCGGCCTACTTTCGTATCTTGCGGCCGCGCGCATCGGGGTCGATGCCGCGGTTGCATATTATGGGGTGGGAATCGAAAAATTTCTTGGCGATGCGGCCGCGATCGAGTGCCCGATGGTCCTGCATTTCGGAGAGAAGGACAGCCACAATCCGCCCCAGGCGGTCGACGCGATTCGCCGCGCACTCGAAGAGCGCCCAGCTGTCGATATTTACGTTTATGCCGATGCTGACCATGGTTTTGCGCGTCCCGGCGGGCCGTATTTTCACAAGCCTTCAGCGATGATGGCGCATTCGCGTTCAATAGCCTTGCTCCGCAGGGCCATGGGGCCACTCTATAATCTCAGTCAGCTTTGGGAACGGCATACCTATTTTGAGTTCGGCGAGCGCGACGTCGACGCGACAATGCGCACGATGGTCGCAGAACCATACGTCAATCATGTGCCGACCATGACGGGCGGCGTCGGCTTCAAGGACCTCGAGCGTTTTTACCGGCATCACTTCGTCAACTCGAACCCTGCCGACACCAAACTCATTCCGATCTCTCGCACCGTGGGCGCCGACCGGGTCGTCGACGAGATGATTTTCTGTTTCACCCACGACCGGGAGATCGACTGGATGCTTCCGGGTATAAAGCCGAGCGGCAAATACGTCGAGGTGCCGCTCGTAGCCATTGTGAATTTTCGCGGCGACAAACTCTATCATGAACACATCTATTGGGATCAGGCGTCAGTTCTGGTGCAGATCGGACTCCTGGACCCGAAACTCGTGCCCGCGGCCGGCGGCGAGACGGCGCGAAAAGTGCTCGATGAGACTTTGCCGTCGAACGAGCTGATGAGACGGTGGGCGGAGAGTGCCGTGCACGACGGAGCCGCAGCACCTGCCGAGGCAAATCGCACGTAG
- a CDS encoding FAD-binding oxidoreductase codes for MTRECDYLIVGSGIAGASVAYHLAPRGTVIILEREDQPGYHSTGRSAAVFAESYGPRLMRVMTMASGDFLRRPPDGFASTPLMHPRGALFVARADQREFLEELVKELSELSDSIKLVSVDAALALCPVLKKSYVAAAAHDPSVMDMDVNAIHQGYLRGSRAKGATIVTNAEVTAFGRKNGKWLCETRAGAFAAPVVIDAAGAWADVIADLAGVRRIGLQPKRRTVIIFDAPHGTNFAKSPVAADCAEQFYFKPESGRVLASPADETPVEPQDIQPDELDVALVVDRIEKASTLKVGRILRRWAGLRSFVQDKNPVVGFAPDAEGFFWLAGQGGYGIQTSYAMGLTAASLAAGLGLPDAVKGYGIGENDLGPARLWA; via the coding sequence ATGACGCGCGAGTGTGACTATCTCATCGTGGGAAGCGGTATTGCGGGCGCCTCCGTCGCCTACCACCTAGCGCCGCGCGGAACAGTAATCATTCTCGAACGGGAGGATCAACCCGGCTACCATAGCACCGGACGCTCTGCGGCCGTGTTTGCCGAGAGCTACGGCCCGCGCCTTATGCGCGTTATGACGATGGCAAGTGGCGACTTTCTACGCAGGCCACCAGATGGCTTTGCGAGCACGCCGCTCATGCACCCACGCGGTGCTCTCTTCGTAGCACGCGCGGATCAACGCGAATTCCTTGAGGAACTTGTCAAGGAACTTTCGGAGCTTTCGGACAGCATCAAGCTCGTCAGTGTCGATGCCGCCCTCGCGCTCTGTCCCGTCCTAAAGAAGAGTTACGTCGCGGCGGCAGCGCACGATCCGAGCGTCATGGACATGGATGTCAACGCAATCCACCAAGGTTACCTGCGCGGTTCGCGCGCCAAAGGTGCGACCATCGTAACGAACGCGGAGGTGACGGCGTTCGGGCGCAAGAACGGGAAGTGGTTGTGCGAAACGAGGGCCGGCGCCTTCGCGGCACCGGTCGTAATCGACGCAGCCGGCGCCTGGGCCGACGTGATTGCAGATTTGGCCGGTGTGCGCAGAATCGGACTCCAACCGAAACGCCGCACCGTGATTATCTTCGATGCGCCTCACGGAACCAACTTCGCCAAATCCCCAGTTGCCGCCGATTGCGCGGAGCAATTCTATTTCAAGCCCGAGTCAGGGCGCGTACTCGCCTCGCCTGCCGACGAGACGCCTGTCGAGCCGCAGGATATCCAGCCAGACGAACTCGACGTTGCCCTCGTGGTCGACCGCATCGAGAAGGCTTCAACTCTCAAGGTGGGCCGCATCCTCAGACGTTGGGCCGGCCTGCGAAGTTTCGTTCAAGACAAGAACCCCGTGGTTGGCTTCGCCCCCGACGCCGAGGGGTTCTTTTGGCTTGCGGGCCAGGGCGGCTACGGCATCCAGACATCCTATGCCATGGGCCTGACAGCCGCGTCATTGGCGGCCGGCCTGGGCTTGCCCGATGCCGTGAAGGGATACGGTATCGGCGAGAACGATCTCGGGCCAGCGCGGCTCTGGGCCTAG